A DNA window from Stenotrophomonas indicatrix contains the following coding sequences:
- a CDS encoding ABC transporter ATP-binding protein, translating to MSASTPSLVQLSNVRIDRSGRTILRDVSLQVPKGSITAVLGPSGSGKSTLLAALTGELRPVAGDVTLFGKPIPQRTAELLEMRKSVGVLLQGNGLLTDLTVAENVALPLRTHTRLPAPVLRRLVQMKLHSVGLLAAADAWPRELSGGMARRVALARALALDPPLMIYDEPLTGLDPIASGVIMSLIQRLNHSLGLTSIIVSHHVHETLPICDQVIAIANGGIVFQGTPEALQTSQDPLLQQFLHGQPDGPIPFDAAPRARVA from the coding sequence TCTGGTGCAGTTGTCCAACGTCCGCATCGACCGGAGCGGGCGCACGATCCTGCGCGACGTTTCGCTGCAGGTGCCCAAGGGCAGCATCACCGCGGTGCTCGGTCCGTCCGGCAGCGGCAAGTCGACCCTGCTGGCGGCGCTGACCGGCGAACTGCGTCCGGTTGCAGGCGACGTCACCCTGTTCGGCAAACCCATCCCGCAGCGTACCGCCGAGCTTCTGGAGATGCGCAAGAGCGTCGGCGTACTGCTGCAGGGCAATGGCCTGCTGACCGACCTGACCGTGGCCGAGAACGTCGCCCTGCCGTTGCGCACCCACACCCGCCTGCCGGCACCGGTGCTGCGCCGGCTGGTGCAGATGAAGCTGCATTCGGTCGGCCTGCTGGCCGCCGCCGATGCCTGGCCGCGTGAGCTGTCCGGTGGCATGGCCCGGCGCGTGGCACTGGCCCGCGCGTTGGCCCTGGACCCGCCGCTGATGATCTACGACGAGCCGCTGACCGGGCTGGACCCGATCGCCTCGGGGGTGATCATGAGCCTGATCCAGCGCCTCAACCACAGCCTGGGCCTGACCAGCATCATCGTCAGCCACCACGTGCACGAGACCCTGCCGATCTGCGACCAGGTAATCGCGATCGCCAATGGCGGCATCGTGTTCCAGGGCACGCCGGAGGCGCTGCAGACCAGCCAGGACCCGCTGCTGCAGCAGTTCCTGCATGGC